In Caballeronia sp. Lep1P3, a single genomic region encodes these proteins:
- a CDS encoding alpha-D-ribose 1-methylphosphonate 5-triphosphate diphosphatase translates to MLIKNAQIVTRDEAFTGTVRIEDGRIADIAPGNTAARDAADWDGDYLLPGLVELHTDNIEKHLAPRPGVLWDHEAAIIVHDAQVASAGITTVFDALGVGSRPEDGVRGRELQVKCAQAIGRFVDEGLLRADHFLHLRCEVGTTDVVDIFDSLSAHPLFRLASVMDHTPGQRQWQDHEKWRKYQERHGKWTDEHANAVLAQLAEHQARFAAAHRAQIVARCNELKIALASHDDTLVEHVDEAARDGIVLAEFPTTLEAARAAREHGIATIMGAPNVVRGGSHSGNVSALELAREGLLDILSSDYVPSSLLIAVFALVEKAGWSLPRAVATVSWTPAHAAGLHDRGAIALGLRGDFVRVALRDGLAVPRETYRAGRRVC, encoded by the coding sequence ATGCTGATCAAGAATGCGCAGATCGTCACGCGTGACGAAGCGTTCACGGGCACCGTGCGTATCGAGGACGGGCGCATCGCCGATATCGCGCCGGGCAATACCGCCGCGCGCGATGCGGCCGACTGGGACGGCGACTATCTGCTGCCGGGCCTGGTCGAACTGCATACGGACAACATCGAGAAGCATCTCGCGCCGCGTCCCGGCGTGCTGTGGGATCACGAAGCCGCGATCATCGTGCATGACGCGCAGGTGGCTTCCGCCGGCATCACGACCGTGTTCGATGCGCTCGGCGTCGGCTCGCGTCCCGAAGATGGCGTGCGCGGCCGCGAGCTTCAGGTGAAGTGCGCGCAGGCCATCGGCCGCTTCGTCGATGAAGGGCTGCTTCGCGCGGATCACTTCCTGCATCTGCGTTGCGAAGTCGGGACCACTGATGTCGTCGACATCTTCGATTCGCTCAGCGCGCACCCGCTTTTCAGGCTCGCTTCCGTGATGGATCACACGCCGGGGCAGCGCCAATGGCAGGACCATGAAAAGTGGCGCAAGTATCAGGAGCGTCATGGCAAGTGGACCGACGAACATGCGAACGCGGTGCTCGCGCAACTCGCCGAGCATCAGGCGCGCTTTGCGGCGGCGCATCGCGCGCAGATCGTCGCGCGTTGCAATGAACTGAAGATCGCGCTGGCAAGCCACGACGATACGCTCGTCGAACACGTCGACGAAGCAGCGCGCGACGGCATCGTGCTCGCGGAATTTCCGACCACGCTCGAAGCGGCACGCGCCGCGCGCGAGCATGGCATCGCGACGATCATGGGCGCGCCGAACGTCGTGCGCGGCGGCTCGCATTCGGGCAACGTGTCGGCGCTCGAACTGGCGCGCGAAGGGCTGCTCGATATCCTGTCGTCGGACTACGTGCCGTCGAGCTTGCTGATCGCGGTGTTCGCGCTGGTCGAAAAGGCAGGGTGGAGCTTGCCGCGCGCGGTCGCAACCGTCTCGTGGACGCCGGCTCATGCGGCTGGCCTGCACGATCGCGGCGCGATTGCGTTGGGCTTGCGCGGCGACTTCGTGCGGGTTGCATTAAGGGATGGCCTCGCGGTGCCGCGCGAAACCTATCGCGCGGGGCGGCGCGTCTGTTGA
- a CDS encoding FUSC family protein: MNDEPNDQVNFPRYAGSILAWLDRADPGAHRRIKGLRLVTAYGLAAALGALQDVTRDVPAGVSVGSLAAAFALWASVSEARAPRAESSRDLAVLCVAAALGACSFALLAPLFREAGRGGAEFVLVSGAFCVGYLKRFGVTGAGIGSQLYIGQLVAYSMKLAPMDAWAIALALLISMIAAIVPRMLSGPAERPVVLPALASEPAYARRAVSPAFAMGLQAASGALVVALLNAIFALAESAWAVTACVYVVATSAVGTAERVRRRIYGTLVGVPVGLACLPLAEHAPLLVWAMAAGAMIVYAMALPDRYDIACGAFAFALIVTLAASGVHSIPLLAARAWETLLGGALGLVSARLVFPLRLVR; the protein is encoded by the coding sequence ATGAACGACGAACCGAACGATCAGGTGAACTTCCCTCGATACGCAGGCTCGATCCTCGCATGGCTCGATCGCGCGGACCCCGGCGCGCATCGGCGCATCAAGGGCTTAAGGCTCGTGACGGCATACGGTCTGGCTGCCGCGCTCGGGGCCTTGCAGGACGTCACGCGCGATGTGCCCGCGGGCGTATCGGTGGGCTCGCTCGCTGCGGCTTTTGCGCTGTGGGCGAGCGTGTCCGAGGCCCGCGCGCCGCGCGCCGAGTCGAGCCGCGATCTTGCCGTGTTATGCGTCGCGGCAGCGTTGGGCGCATGCAGCTTTGCGTTGCTCGCGCCATTGTTTCGTGAGGCAGGACGCGGCGGCGCGGAGTTCGTGCTTGTCTCGGGCGCGTTTTGCGTGGGCTATCTCAAGCGTTTCGGCGTGACGGGCGCGGGCATCGGCTCGCAGCTATACATCGGTCAGCTCGTAGCGTATTCGATGAAGCTCGCGCCGATGGACGCTTGGGCCATCGCGCTTGCGCTGCTCATTTCGATGATCGCCGCCATCGTGCCGCGCATGTTGAGCGGGCCTGCGGAGCGGCCTGTCGTGCTGCCCGCGCTCGCATCGGAGCCTGCGTATGCGAGGCGCGCGGTATCGCCCGCATTTGCGATGGGATTGCAGGCTGCGAGCGGCGCGCTCGTCGTTGCGCTCCTCAACGCGATATTCGCGCTTGCCGAATCCGCGTGGGCCGTCACCGCGTGCGTGTATGTGGTCGCGACCTCGGCAGTGGGAACAGCCGAGCGCGTGCGACGGCGCATCTACGGCACGCTGGTCGGCGTGCCGGTCGGTCTCGCGTGCCTGCCGCTTGCCGAGCATGCGCCGCTCTTAGTGTGGGCGATGGCGGCCGGCGCGATGATCGTCTATGCGATGGCCTTGCCGGATCGCTATGACATCGCGTGCGGCGCGTTCGCTTTCGCGCTCATCGTGACGCTTGCCGCAAGCGGCGTTCATTCGATCCCGCTGCTTGCCGCGCGCGCATGGGAAACGTTGCTTGGCGGCGCGCTCGGACTGGTGTCGGCGAGGCTCGTGTTTCCATTGCGGCTCGTGCGTTGA
- the phnL gene encoding phosphonate C-P lyase system protein PhnL has product MTMTDEEAFATRDALMLRACGIEKTFTLHQQGGARIQALAGVSLDVERGECVVLAGASGAGKSTLLRCMYGNYLATRGTIAVRDDSRAARYLSLTQAAPHDIIRLRTTTLGYVSQFLRAIPRVSSLDLVAEPLVTRGVDEDEARERASILLERLNVPRRLWALAPATFSGGEQQRVNIARGLIAAHPVLLLDEPTASLDAENRDVVAQLIVEARERGAAIVGIFHDEDTRERVATRIVRLHSPSLTSSTKESGALQTC; this is encoded by the coding sequence ATGACCATGACCGATGAAGAAGCATTCGCCACGCGCGACGCATTGATGCTGCGCGCATGCGGTATCGAGAAGACCTTTACGCTGCATCAGCAGGGCGGCGCGCGCATTCAGGCACTCGCGGGCGTCTCGCTCGATGTCGAGCGCGGCGAATGTGTCGTGCTGGCGGGCGCATCCGGCGCGGGCAAGAGCACGCTTCTGCGCTGCATGTACGGCAATTATCTGGCGACGCGCGGGACCATCGCCGTGCGCGACGACAGCCGTGCCGCACGCTATCTCTCGCTCACGCAAGCCGCGCCGCACGACATCATTCGCCTGCGCACGACGACGCTCGGCTACGTGAGCCAGTTTCTGCGCGCGATACCGCGAGTCTCGTCGCTCGATCTCGTCGCGGAGCCGCTCGTCACGCGCGGCGTGGACGAAGACGAAGCGCGCGAACGTGCGAGCATTTTGCTCGAGAGACTCAATGTGCCGCGCCGCTTGTGGGCGCTTGCGCCCGCGACGTTTTCCGGCGGCGAGCAGCAGCGCGTGAACATCGCGCGCGGATTGATCGCCGCGCATCCCGTGCTGCTGCTCGACGAACCCACCGCATCGCTCGATGCCGAGAACCGCGATGTCGTCGCTCAACTCATCGTGGAAGCGCGCGAGCGCGGCGCGGCCATCGTCGGCATCTTCCATGATGAAGACACGCGCGAACGGGTTGCCACGCGAATAGTGCGACTTCATTCGCCATCCTTAACATCATCCACGAAAGAAAGCGGAGCGTTGCAGACATGCTGA
- the phnK gene encoding phosphonate C-P lyase system protein PhnK, whose protein sequence is MNALLEARGLTKRYSGRGGCVDVDLDVHAGEVLCIVGESGSGKSTLLNALALRAGIDSGTLNYATREGETLDLLTLNEPGKRLLSRTEWGFVHQNARDGLRRNVSAGANIGEPLMAIGARHYGRLRETASDWMTRVELDAARIDELPSAFSGGMQQRLQIARNLVTGPRLVFMDEPTAGLDVSVQARLLDLLRTLTGKLHLAAVIVTHDIGVARLLAHRLMVMKDGRVVESGLTDQVLDDPQHPYTQTLVASVLPV, encoded by the coding sequence ATGAACGCGTTGCTCGAAGCGAGGGGTCTAACTAAACGTTATAGCGGGCGCGGCGGCTGCGTCGATGTGGATCTCGACGTGCATGCGGGCGAAGTGCTCTGCATCGTGGGCGAATCCGGTTCCGGCAAATCGACCTTGCTGAACGCGCTCGCGTTGCGCGCCGGCATCGACAGCGGCACGCTGAACTATGCGACGCGCGAAGGCGAAACGCTCGACCTGCTCACGCTGAACGAGCCGGGAAAGCGGCTCTTGTCGCGCACCGAATGGGGCTTCGTGCATCAGAACGCGCGCGACGGGCTGCGCCGCAACGTATCGGCGGGCGCGAACATCGGCGAGCCGTTGATGGCCATCGGCGCGCGCCACTATGGACGCTTGCGCGAGACGGCATCGGACTGGATGACGCGCGTTGAACTGGATGCCGCGCGCATCGACGAGTTGCCTTCCGCGTTCTCCGGCGGCATGCAGCAGCGCCTGCAAATCGCGCGCAATCTCGTCACCGGACCGCGTCTCGTCTTCATGGACGAGCCGACCGCGGGCCTCGATGTCTCCGTGCAGGCGCGCCTGCTCGATCTTTTGCGCACCCTGACCGGCAAGCTGCATCTCGCCGCGGTGATCGTCACGCATGACATCGGCGTGGCGCGCTTGCTCGCGCATCGTCTGATGGTGATGAAAGACGGACGCGTGGTCGAAAGCGGCCTGACGGATCAGGTGCTCGACGATCCGCAACATCCCTACACGCAGACGCTCGTGGCGTCCGTGCTGCCCGTTTGA
- a CDS encoding carbon-phosphorus lyase complex subunit PhnI, producing MYVAVKGGERAIERSWELLAKRRRGDAATPELSVAQIREQLRLAVARVMTEGSVYDEELAALAIKQAAGDLVEAIFLLRAYRTTLPRLGYTVPIDTEAMCVERRISAAFKDIPGGQMLGSTYDYTQRLIDFSLLAEGEALADATSAHHSEADAMPRVLALLDKEGLIEQERAQPHAPEPGDLSREPLSFPADRATRLQNLARGDEGFLLAVGYATQRGYAHSHPFAGEIRHGDVAVQMHVDELGFAVDIGEIDITECQMINQFAGSGDVPPTFTQGYGLAFGHSERKAMAMALVDRALRAQELGEAVESPTQDAEFVLYHSDNVEASGFVQHLKLPHYVDFQSELELLRRLRASHGNQEDEENAA from the coding sequence ATGTATGTCGCTGTGAAAGGCGGTGAACGCGCCATCGAACGTTCATGGGAACTGCTCGCGAAGAGGCGCCGCGGCGATGCGGCCACGCCCGAGCTTTCCGTCGCGCAGATTCGCGAGCAGTTGCGTCTCGCGGTGGCGCGCGTGATGACCGAGGGTTCGGTCTATGACGAAGAACTCGCGGCGCTCGCGATCAAGCAGGCCGCGGGCGATCTCGTCGAAGCGATCTTCCTTTTGCGCGCCTACCGCACGACGCTGCCGCGTCTCGGCTACACGGTGCCGATCGATACGGAAGCGATGTGCGTCGAGCGCCGCATTTCGGCCGCGTTCAAGGACATTCCCGGCGGACAGATGCTCGGCAGCACGTATGACTATACGCAGCGCCTCATCGACTTCTCCTTGCTTGCCGAAGGAGAGGCGCTAGCCGATGCAACGTCGGCGCATCATTCAGAAGCGGACGCAATGCCGCGTGTGCTTGCGTTGCTCGACAAGGAAGGGTTGATCGAGCAGGAGCGCGCGCAGCCGCATGCGCCGGAACCCGGCGATCTCTCGCGCGAGCCGCTTTCCTTTCCCGCCGATCGCGCGACGCGCCTTCAAAACCTCGCACGCGGCGACGAAGGCTTCCTGCTTGCCGTGGGCTATGCAACGCAGCGCGGCTACGCACACAGTCATCCTTTCGCGGGCGAGATACGTCATGGCGACGTGGCCGTGCAAATGCACGTCGATGAACTGGGCTTTGCCGTCGATATCGGCGAGATCGACATCACCGAATGTCAGATGATCAATCAGTTCGCGGGAAGCGGCGACGTGCCGCCGACCTTCACGCAGGGCTATGGGCTCGCGTTCGGCCACTCGGAGCGCAAGGCGATGGCAATGGCGCTCGTCGATCGCGCGTTGCGCGCGCAAGAGCTGGGCGAAGCGGTGGAATCGCCGACGCAGGATGCCGAGTTCGTGCTGTATCACAGCGACAACGTGGAGGCCTCCGGCTTCGTGCAGCATCTCAAGTTGCCGCACTACGTGGACTTTCAATCGGAACTCGAATTGTTGCGGCGCTTGCGCGCATCGCATGGCAACCAGGAAGACGAGGAGAACGCGGCATGA
- the phnH gene encoding phosphonate C-P lyase system protein PhnH, translating into MMQIDMTTLVPGFNDTVHDSQRVFRALLEALSRPGSIVSIDAALPGNHALRDGLAARVPLAAFASLLALTDYSTPVFIERDERDERTLADALRFHTSAPIAEERREAAFAYIDDIHAMPSLDAFPQGDPETPEGSATLFIRVPSLDKGEPLVWKGPGIAEQRTVAIAGVTRKFWRERAELTAQFPCGIDCYFVAGGSLIGLPRTTQVEVS; encoded by the coding sequence ATGATGCAGATCGACATGACCACGCTCGTGCCCGGCTTCAACGACACGGTGCATGATTCGCAGCGCGTGTTCCGCGCGTTGCTCGAAGCGCTGTCGCGGCCCGGCAGCATCGTTTCGATCGATGCCGCGTTGCCCGGCAATCATGCGCTGCGCGACGGACTTGCCGCGCGCGTGCCGCTTGCCGCATTCGCGTCCTTGCTTGCGCTGACGGATTACTCGACGCCGGTTTTCATCGAACGTGACGAACGCGACGAACGCACGCTCGCCGATGCGCTGCGCTTTCATACAAGCGCGCCGATTGCGGAAGAGCGGCGCGAGGCCGCGTTCGCCTATATCGACGACATCCACGCCATGCCTTCGCTCGATGCGTTCCCGCAGGGCGATCCCGAAACGCCTGAAGGTTCCGCGACGCTTTTCATTCGCGTGCCGTCGCTCGACAAAGGCGAGCCGCTCGTGTGGAAAGGGCCCGGCATCGCGGAACAACGCACCGTCGCGATTGCGGGCGTGACGCGCAAGTTCTGGCGCGAACGTGCCGAACTGACCGCGCAGTTTCCGTGCGGCATCGATTGCTATTTCGTCGCGGGCGGATCGCTTATCGGCCTGCCGCGCACGACGCAAGTGGAGGTGAGCTGA
- a CDS encoding LysR family transcriptional regulator: MLRELRTFIAVARHGTFAGAGAHIGLTQSAVSAQMQRLEAHLGFALFDRTGRSATINAAGRRTLELADELIALYARLAEPEGDEGRGGTLSVGAIASAHAALLPNAIAAFRRALPAWRIRLVPGVSLNLLAQVDAGETDMAVIIRPPFSLPSELKWRTLVAEPFVLLAPAAKKRVPWRELIETQPFIRYDRRSFGGRQVDVFLRKKRIAVRDAIEVDELQGIAQLVARGMGVALVPQSPGIGAWPRGAVALDLGDDTFHREIGLVERARRARHDAATHLAECIVKAAAHESSKRDTSSAKRAPRKKTA; this comes from the coding sequence ATGCTGCGCGAACTCAGGACTTTCATCGCCGTGGCGCGCCACGGCACCTTCGCGGGCGCGGGCGCGCATATCGGTCTCACGCAATCGGCGGTGAGCGCGCAAATGCAGCGCCTCGAAGCGCATCTCGGCTTTGCACTCTTCGACCGGACGGGCCGCTCCGCGACGATCAACGCTGCGGGCCGCCGCACGCTCGAACTCGCGGACGAACTCATCGCGCTCTATGCGCGTCTTGCCGAACCCGAAGGCGACGAAGGGCGCGGCGGCACGCTGTCGGTGGGCGCGATTGCATCGGCGCATGCGGCGCTCTTGCCAAATGCCATCGCCGCGTTCAGGCGCGCATTGCCCGCATGGCGCATCCGTCTCGTGCCGGGCGTTTCGCTGAACCTGCTTGCTCAGGTCGATGCGGGCGAAACCGACATGGCCGTCATCATCCGTCCGCCTTTTTCGCTCCCGTCGGAGCTGAAGTGGCGCACGCTCGTGGCGGAGCCGTTCGTGTTGCTCGCGCCTGCTGCGAAGAAGCGCGTGCCGTGGCGCGAACTCATCGAGACGCAGCCCTTCATTCGTTATGACCGGCGCTCGTTCGGCGGACGACAGGTGGATGTATTCCTGCGCAAGAAACGCATTGCCGTGCGGGATGCAATCGAAGTCGACGAATTGCAGGGCATCGCGCAACTCGTCGCGCGTGGAATGGGCGTGGCGCTCGTGCCGCAATCGCCGGGCATCGGCGCATGGCCGCGCGGCGCAGTGGCGCTCGATCTCGGCGACGACACGTTTCATCGCGAGATAGGGCTTGTCGAGCGTGCGCGGCGCGCGCGCCATGATGCGGCGACGCATCTTGCCGAATGCATCGTCAAGGCGGCGGCGCATGAGTCATCGAAGCGCGATACGTCGAGCGCGAAGCGCGCACCGCGAAAAAAGACCGCCTAG
- the phnF gene encoding phosphonate metabolism transcriptional regulator PhnF, whose protein sequence is MTSNENAAPGHAVERGAGVAVWRQIEQILSAEIAARSFGEEGRLPSEAELARRFDVNRHTVRRAMLRLAATGLVSVEQGRGTFVQPGAIDYQIGRRTRFTENLRRQKHASAGVVLSSERVKADPVVAKALGVRAGTLVYQIETRHDSDAVPLTYARNWYPAARFADLPAVVEAAGGVSAALARFGVKDYTRKWSRIGSVLPSSDVARRLQINRQQPVLWVENVDVDEKGVPVKYGVTHFAADRVQLMVEHDL, encoded by the coding sequence ATGACATCGAACGAGAACGCCGCGCCGGGGCATGCCGTGGAACGCGGCGCAGGAGTCGCGGTCTGGCGGCAGATCGAACAGATACTGTCGGCGGAAATCGCGGCCAGGAGCTTCGGCGAAGAAGGCCGATTGCCGAGCGAAGCGGAGCTTGCAAGACGCTTCGACGTGAATCGTCATACCGTGCGCCGTGCCATGCTGCGGCTCGCGGCAACAGGCCTCGTGAGCGTCGAGCAAGGCCGTGGCACCTTCGTGCAGCCAGGCGCGATCGACTATCAGATCGGCCGGCGCACGCGCTTTACGGAGAACCTGCGGCGTCAGAAGCACGCGTCCGCGGGCGTCGTGCTCTCGTCGGAGCGCGTGAAGGCGGACCCGGTCGTCGCGAAGGCGCTCGGCGTGCGCGCCGGCACGCTCGTCTATCAGATCGAGACGCGCCACGATTCCGACGCCGTACCGCTCACCTATGCGCGCAACTGGTATCCCGCCGCGCGTTTTGCGGACCTTCCCGCGGTCGTCGAAGCGGCGGGCGGCGTGAGCGCGGCGCTCGCGCGCTTCGGCGTGAAGGACTACACGCGCAAATGGAGCCGTATCGGCAGCGTGCTGCCATCGTCGGACGTCGCGCGGCGTTTGCAGATCAACCGTCAGCAGCCGGTGCTGTGGGTCGAGAACGTGGACGTGGACGAGAAAGGCGTGCCCGTCAAATACGGCGTGACGCACTTCGCGGCGGACCGCGTGCAGTTGATGGTCGAGCACGACTTATGA
- a CDS encoding VOC family protein, with protein sequence MSTPQENMPPFHLAFPVHSLAAAREFYGDLLGCPEGRSSEDWIDFNFYGHQIVAHLAPDEVGHRSTSAVDGDAVPVRHFGVVLSIPQWETLAEKLKAAGTRFIIEPHVRFKGQVGEQATMFFLDPSGNAVEVKAFADMASLFAK encoded by the coding sequence ATGAGCACGCCGCAAGAAAACATGCCGCCGTTCCATCTAGCGTTTCCCGTTCATAGCCTCGCCGCCGCGCGCGAGTTCTATGGCGACTTGCTTGGCTGCCCCGAAGGACGCAGTTCGGAGGACTGGATCGACTTCAATTTCTACGGGCATCAGATCGTCGCGCACCTTGCGCCGGACGAGGTCGGTCATCGCTCGACGAGCGCCGTCGATGGCGACGCCGTGCCGGTGCGTCACTTCGGCGTCGTGCTGTCCATTCCTCAATGGGAGACGCTGGCCGAGAAGCTGAAGGCGGCGGGCACGCGCTTCATCATCGAGCCGCATGTGCGCTTCAAGGGACAAGTGGGCGAGCAGGCGACGATGTTTTTCCTTGATCCGTCGGGCAACGCGGTGGAAGTGAAGGCGTTCGCGGACATGGCGTCGCTGTTTGCGAAATAA
- a CDS encoding MFS transporter — MSRSPSVNVQTFINEHPFSPFQWLIFGMCFVIVLLDGFDTAAIGFIAPSLVTEWQISRPALAPVLSAALFGLAAGALLSGPLSDRLGRRAMLLSSVILFGVACFASSYSGSITQLTTLRFVTGLGLGAAMPNAVTMMSEFCPDSRRATLINLMFCGFPLGAAFGGFLAAWMIPHFGWRSVLLLGGVAPLALGVLLLLTLPESVRYMVAKSKPVEKIRATLARISNDAHNAGSFFMTEAAPTVQGQSGMSVVLSRSFVVGSVMLWLAYFMGLVIFYASINWMPILLKESGLSPQRATLISALFPLGGVGAVLLGVLMDKFNANRIIAACYALTAVSVYCIGQAAGNVGLLVLVVFVAGVLMNTAQSSMPALAAAFYPTQGRGTGVAWMLGIGRFGGIAGSFLVAELTRLHFTFSGIFAVIAVAGLVSAVALLIKQAAHPHSALTSDLKATDAVGH; from the coding sequence GTGAGCAGAAGTCCAAGCGTGAACGTGCAGACGTTCATCAACGAGCATCCGTTCTCGCCGTTTCAGTGGCTCATCTTCGGGATGTGCTTCGTCATCGTGCTGCTCGATGGTTTCGATACCGCGGCGATCGGCTTCATTGCGCCGTCGCTCGTCACCGAATGGCAGATCAGCAGGCCCGCGCTCGCGCCCGTTCTGAGCGCGGCGCTTTTCGGTCTCGCGGCGGGCGCGCTGCTTTCCGGGCCGCTCTCCGACCGCCTCGGCCGCCGCGCGATGCTGTTGTCGTCGGTGATCCTCTTCGGCGTCGCGTGCTTTGCATCGTCCTATTCGGGGAGCATCACGCAATTGACGACGCTGCGCTTCGTCACCGGCCTCGGGCTCGGCGCGGCCATGCCGAATGCGGTCACGATGATGAGCGAATTCTGCCCCGACAGCCGGCGCGCCACGCTCATCAATCTGATGTTTTGCGGCTTTCCGCTGGGCGCGGCATTCGGCGGCTTCCTCGCTGCATGGATGATCCCGCACTTCGGCTGGCGCAGCGTGCTGTTGCTCGGCGGCGTCGCGCCCCTTGCGCTCGGCGTGCTGCTGCTGCTCACGCTGCCGGAATCGGTGCGCTACATGGTGGCGAAGTCGAAGCCCGTCGAGAAGATTCGCGCCACGCTCGCCCGCATTTCGAACGACGCGCATAACGCAGGCTCGTTCTTCATGACCGAAGCGGCGCCGACCGTGCAAGGGCAAAGCGGCATGAGCGTGGTGCTGTCGCGTTCATTCGTGGTCGGCTCGGTCATGCTTTGGCTCGCCTATTTCATGGGCCTCGTGATCTTCTATGCATCGATCAACTGGATGCCGATCCTGCTCAAGGAATCGGGTCTCAGCCCGCAACGCGCGACGCTCATTTCCGCGTTGTTCCCGCTTGGCGGCGTGGGCGCCGTGCTGCTCGGCGTGCTGATGGACAAGTTCAACGCGAACCGCATCATCGCCGCCTGCTATGCGTTGACGGCGGTGAGCGTGTATTGCATCGGACAGGCGGCGGGCAATGTGGGTCTGCTCGTGCTGGTCGTGTTCGTTGCGGGCGTGTTGATGAACACGGCGCAATCGTCGATGCCCGCGCTTGCAGCCGCCTTCTATCCGACGCAAGGGCGCGGAACCGGCGTCGCCTGGATGCTGGGTATCGGACGCTTCGGCGGCATTGCGGGGTCGTTCCTCGTGGCGGAACTCACGCGCCTGCATTTCACTTTCAGCGGCATTTTCGCGGTGATTGCGGTCGCCGGCCTCGTTTCGGCGGTCGCGCTTCTCATCAAGCAGGCGGCGCATCCGCATTCGGCGCTCACGAGCGATCTCAAGGCGACGGACGCTGTCGGGCACTGA
- a CDS encoding alpha-D-ribose 1-methylphosphonate 5-phosphate C-P-lyase PhnJ — protein MSTQEANTALSEGYNFAYLDEQTKRMIRRALLKAVAVPGHQVPFASREMPLPYGWGTGGLQVTSAIIGANDTLKVIDQGSDETTNAVNIRRFFARTAGVATTTRTADASIVQTRHRIPETPLTDKQVIVYQVPMPEPLFRLEPRVTECRKLHALADYGLINVKYYEDIVQHGSIATTYDYPVLVNDRYLMSPSPIPKFDNPKMHMSPALQLFGAGRERRIYAIPPYTKVKSLDFEDHPFSVQKWDHACALCGSRESFLDEMIVDDQGTRMFVCSDSDYCHSRRDEAETEAAQ, from the coding sequence ATGAGCACGCAAGAAGCAAACACCGCACTCAGCGAAGGCTATAACTTCGCGTATCTGGACGAGCAGACCAAGCGCATGATTCGCCGCGCACTGCTCAAGGCCGTGGCCGTGCCGGGGCATCAGGTGCCGTTCGCATCGCGCGAAATGCCGCTTCCTTATGGATGGGGCACGGGCGGCTTGCAAGTGACGTCCGCGATCATCGGCGCAAACGACACGCTTAAAGTGATCGATCAGGGCTCGGACGAAACGACCAACGCCGTGAACATTCGCCGCTTCTTTGCGCGCACGGCGGGTGTGGCGACCACTACGCGCACCGCCGACGCGAGCATCGTGCAGACGCGCCACCGCATTCCGGAAACGCCGCTCACCGACAAGCAGGTCATCGTGTATCAGGTGCCGATGCCCGAGCCGCTATTCCGTCTGGAACCGCGCGTGACCGAATGCAGGAAGCTGCATGCGCTTGCGGATTACGGTCTCATCAACGTGAAATATTATGAGGATATCGTTCAGCACGGCAGCATCGCGACGACGTATGACTATCCGGTGCTCGTGAACGATCGCTATCTGATGTCGCCTTCGCCGATCCCCAAGTTCGATAATCCCAAGATGCACATGAGTCCGGCGCTGCAGTTGTTCGGCGCGGGCCGCGAGCGGCGCATCTATGCGATTCCGCCTTATACGAAGGTGAAAAGCCTCGATTTCGAGGACCATCCTTTCAGCGTGCAGAAGTGGGACCATGCGTGCGCGCTGTGCGGTTCGCGCGAGAGTTTCCTCGATGAAATGATCGTCGACGATCAAGGCACGCGCATGTTCGTCTGTTCCGATAGCGACTACTGCCATAGCCGTCGCGATGAAGCCGAAACGGAGGCCGCGCAATGA
- the phnG gene encoding phosphonate C-P lyase system protein PhnG, with translation MSISNEPLDAAQSTARREWMGVLARTPREHLEAALDAALQGARVPAYDWLRAPEIGLAMVRGRIGGTGDAFNLGEVTVTRATLRPKLDDGHAPVGVAVHMGRDKARATLAALADALLQTPAFAERLQTRLIAPLAARIADERRRKETEAASTKVEFFTMVRGE, from the coding sequence ATGAGCATTTCAAACGAGCCGCTGGATGCGGCTCAATCGACGGCGCGCCGCGAATGGATGGGCGTGCTTGCACGCACACCGCGCGAGCATCTCGAGGCCGCGCTCGATGCGGCGCTGCAAGGCGCGCGCGTGCCCGCCTATGACTGGCTGCGCGCGCCGGAGATCGGTCTCGCGATGGTGCGCGGGCGCATCGGCGGAACGGGCGATGCCTTCAATCTTGGCGAAGTGACCGTCACGCGCGCCACGTTGCGTCCCAAGCTCGACGACGGCCACGCGCCGGTCGGCGTTGCCGTGCACATGGGCCGCGACAAGGCGCGCGCAACGCTCGCGGCACTCGCGGATGCCTTGCTCCAGACGCCGGCGTTCGCGGAGCGTCTGCAGACGCGTCTGATCGCACCGCTCGCCGCGCGCATCGCGGATGAACGGCGGCGCAAGGAAACCGAAGCGGCATCCACGAAAGTGGAGTTCTTCACGATGGTGAGAGGCGAATGA